The proteins below come from a single Miscanthus floridulus cultivar M001 chromosome 1, ASM1932011v1, whole genome shotgun sequence genomic window:
- the LOC136467233 gene encoding uncharacterized protein: MAVPNYTYLKLKMPGPNDNITVKSTYEHAYDCDVECIEYAEAIVEAEALIANLDQLGSEVPDAKRRVGTFEPAEAVKLVPVDPTVPNGRGLKISATLDSK; encoded by the coding sequence atggcggtccccaactacacctacctcaagctcaagatgccaggccccaatgaCAACATCACCGtcaagtccacgtacgaacatgcatacgactgcgacgtcgagtgcatcgagtacgccgaggccatcgtggaggccgaggccctcatcgccaatctcgaccagcttggtagcgaggttcccgatGCCAAGCGGCGTgtcgggaccttcgagcccgcggaggccgtcaagctcgtccctgtcgatcccaccgtccccaACGGCCGAGGACtaaagatcagcgccaccctcgacagcaaatag
- the LOC136467243 gene encoding uncharacterized protein → MASARAPVPPNIFARDLRKPSIDCTSAAEDGSPVKPVEGPEAPSTAKTSAVEPKVMEIKAEPPEADQGTDWRVPFLDYLIRGELPTDRTKARWLARQAKTYILYDRELYRQSPLGVLQ, encoded by the coding sequence atggcgtcggcgagggccccggtccccccgaacatcttcgccagagacctccgtaAACCTTCCATTGACTGCACCTCGGCGGCGGAAGATGGCTCACCGGTCAAGCCCGtcgaagggcccgaggccccctctaccGCCAAGACCTCCGCAGTCGAGCCTAAAGTCATGGAAATCAAAGCAGAGCCTCCTGAGGCCGACCAGggtacggactggcgagtcccgttccttgattaccTCATCCGGGGAGAGCTTCCtacagacaggaccaaagcccggtGGCTTGCAAGGcaagccaaaacttacatcctcTACGACCGCGAGTTGTATAGGCAAAGCCCATTAggcgtcctccaatga